From one Labeo rohita strain BAU-BD-2019 chromosome 8, IGBB_LRoh.1.0, whole genome shotgun sequence genomic stretch:
- the abl2 gene encoding tyrosine-protein kinase ABL2 isoform X2, giving the protein MPLRTLPSSSSFEEERVRLTNLSNPQDVDHYCFAEALHRPFGLDSTSLTEAVRWSSKENLLGAAESDPNLFVALYDFVASGDNTLSITKGEKLRVLGYNQNGEWSEVRSKNGQGWVPSNYITPVNSLEKHSWYHGPVSRSAAEYLLSSLINGSFLVRESESSPGQLSISLRYEGRVYHYRINTASDGKVYVTAESRFSTLAELVHHHSTVADGLVTTLHYPAPKCNKPTVYGVSPIHDKWEMERTDITMKHKLGGGQYGEVYVGVWKKYNLTVAVKTLKEDTMEVEEFLKEAAVMKEVKHPNLVQLLGVCTLEPPFYIVTEYMPHGNLLDYLRECDREQVNAVVLLYMATQISSAMEYLEKKNFIHRDLAARNCLVGENHVVKVADFGLSRLMTGDTYTAHAGAKFPIKWTAPESLAYNTFSIKSDVWAFGVLLWEIATYGMSPYPGIDLSQVYDLLEKGYRMEQPEGCPPKVYELMRACWQWSPLDRPSFAEIHQAFETMFHDSSISEEVAEELCKTASGGQGGLTHTFGHDMPLLPSKSRGQKKHSENKENMEEAGPHGPAGLAASLFVGDGRSSSSPALPRKQRDKSPSSLLEDSQDTTFTRDRKAGFFSSFMKKKSMSSSSSSSSPQQQQNLPMPPKRSSSFREMETQPHKKYEPTAGFAGPPPPLPQTDGLSFSPSHGEGNHVQSRCCGATFGQKPSSSNSGGTSGQVGSSSSWGSLAGFFTPRLIKKTLGLRTGKPSGIDEGSGTKPFPRSNSTSSMSAGLPDLERMALTLPRNRSKPPLERTASTTSQPENGAARPSDSILRKLDEGTAQIRDRPKAKLLPRGVAGGVRAPGVGGEADSDSNTRGKDGQDDRQGWSSPSKTSTLGSVNLHNHKVPVLISPTLKHSSADAHLVGVDSQGNRFKLLSDIGDRDRPRLVKPKCAPPPPPMLRSLQHAYSADAADEALSGSIEVNGDGVKRRGARPSIPPPQVPPAPVVPSSNNTTQTKMANGASSGGPAPTSAKPTLRRTRQQTERIPLEKISKEALLECAECLSSALQGNTELSSSSQVLDVGHQLLDYCSGYVDCIPQTRNKFAFREAVGKLELSLQELRASSTGGGAGPGTSPALDNLHTCIKEISDVVQR; this is encoded by the exons gAGAGAAGCTGCGGGTGTTGGGGTACAACCAGAATGGCGAGTGGAGTGAAGTCCGTTCGAAGAATGGCCAGGGTTGGGTACCCAGTAATTACATCACTCCCGTGAACAGTCTGGAAAAGCACAGCTGGTATCATGGACCCGTGTCCCGCAGCGCCGCTGAGTACCTGCTTAGCAGCCTGATCAACGGCAGCTTCCTAGTGAGGGAGAGTGAGAGCAGCCCTGGCCAGCTCTCAATCTCGCTTCGCTATGAGGGACGGGTCTATCACTACCGGATCAACACCGCCTCTGACGGAAAG GTCTACGTAACAGCTGAAAGCCGTTTCAGCACATTAGCTGAGCTGGTTCATCATCATTCCACAGTGGCGGATGGTCTGGTAACCACATTACACTATCCCGCTCCAAAATGCAACAAGCCAACCGTCTATGGCGTCTCCCCCATCCACGACAAGTGGGAGATGGAGCGCACCGACATCACCATGAAGCACAAATTGGGCGGAGGCCAGTATGGAGAGGTGTACGTCGGAGTTTGGAAGAAGTACAACCTCACCGTAGCTGTAAAAACACTAAAG gAGGACACCATGGAAGTTGAGGAGTTTCTGAAGGAAGCTGCAGTCATGAAGGAGGTGAAACATCCCAATTTGGTACAATTACTGG GTGTGTGTACATTGGAGCCTCCATTCTACATAGTGACCGAGTACATGCCGCACGGGAACTTGCTGGACTACCTGCGTGAGTGTGACAGGGAGCAAGTGAACGCTGTGGTTTTGCTGTACATGGCCACTCAGATCTCCTCTGCCATGGAGTACCTGGAGAAGAAGAACTTCATCCATAG GGACTTGGCAGCTCGTAATTGCCTGGTTGGAGAGAATCACGTGGTCAAGGTGGCTGATTTCGGACTGAGCCGGCTCATGACAGGTGACACCTACACCGCTCATGCAGGCGCCAAATTCCCCATCAAATGGACAGCACCAGAGAGTCTGGCTTATAACACTTTCTCCATCAAGTCAGATGTGTGGG CATTTGGAGTTTTGCTTTGGGAGATTGCAACGTACGGGATGTCTCCATACCCAGGAATCGACCTGTCTCAGGTGTACGATCTGCTGGAGAAGGGCTACCGTATGGAGCAGCCCGAGGGCTGTCCTCCTAAAGTCTACGAGCTTATGAGAGCCT GTTGGCAGTGGAGTCCACTGGATAGACCCTCATTTGCTGAGATTCACCAGGCCTTTGAGACCATGTTCCATGACTCAAGCATCTCAGAAG AGGTAGCCGAAGAGCTGTGTAAAACTGCATCTGGTGGGCAAGGTGGACTCACGCACACCTTTGGCCACGATATGCCCCTCCTGCCCTCAAAGTCTCGTGGGCAGAAGAAACACTCCGAGAACAAAGAGAATATGGAGGAGGCAGGACCCCACGGCCCTGCAG GTCTTGCAGCATCTCTTTTTGTGGGTGATGGACGCTCCAGCAGTTCTCCGGCCCTACCACGTAAACAGAGGGACAAGTCTCCCTCTAGCTTGCTGGAGGACTCCCAGGACACTACCTTCACCCGTGACCGCAAGGCTGGCTTCTTCAGTTCTTTCATGAAGAAGAAGTCCATgtcctcctcttcttcttcatcCTCACCTCAGCAGCAACAGAATCTCCCAATGCCTCCCAAGAGGAGCAGCTCATTCCGGGAGATGGAGACCCAGCCCCATAAAAAGTATGAACCCACGGCTGGGTTTGCAGGCCCTCCTCCTCCTTTGCCCCAAACTGATGGGTTGAGTTTCTCTCCATCGCACGGAGAGGGGAACCACGTGCAGTCCCGCTGTTGCGGGGCCACGTTTGGACAGAAGCCTTCGAGTTCAAACTCTGGAGGAACTTCTGGTCAAGTGGGAAGCAGCAGTAGTTGGGGAAGCCTTGCAGGCTTCTTCACTCCTCGCCTTATCAAAAAGACCCTGGGATTGCGGACTGGTAAGCCTTCTGGAATAGACGAAGGAAGTGGAACCAAGCCATTCCCTAGATCCAATTCGACGTCGTCTATGTCCGCCGGGTTGCCGGACTTAGAGCGCATGGCGTTGACGTTACCAAGAAACCGTAGCAAACCTCCATTAGAGCGTACAGCTTCCACCACCTCGCAGCCAGAGAATGGTGCAGCACGACCTTCGGATTCAATCCTGAGAAAGCTTGACGAAGGCACAGCTCAGATACGAGATCGTCCCAAAGCCAAACTCTTGCCACGAGGGGTCGCAGGTGGAGTTAGAGCACCGGGCGTAGGGGGAGAGGCCGATTCAGACTCCAACACAAGGGGAAAAGATGGCCAAGATGACAGGCAAGGCTGGTCATCGCCATCGAAAACCTCCACCCTTGGTTCGGTCAATCTGCACAACCACAAAGTTCCAGTGCTGATCTCCCCGACCCTAAAGCACAGCTCAGCTGATGCACACCTAGTCGGTGTGGACTCTCAGGGCAACCGCTTTAAACTGCTGTCTGACATTGGCGATCGTGACCGACCGCGACTGGTGAAGCCCAAATGTGCACCTCCTCCACCGCCCATGCTCCGCTCCCTCCAACACGCCTACAGTGCCGACGCAGCTGACGAAGCGCTCAGCGGAAGCATAGAGGTCAATGGCGATGGCGTCAAAAGAAGAGGAGCACGTCCATCAATACCACCACCACAAGTGCCTCCAGCCCCCGTAGTCCCCTCTAGTAACAACACCACCCAAACCAAGATGGCCAACGGTGCTTCCAGTGGCGGGCCTGCCCCTACTTCCGCCAAACCTACTCTTAGACGGACTCGGCAACAGACGGAACGGATCCCACTGGAGAAGATCAGCAAGGAGGCTCTTTTGGAATGTGCTGAATGCTTGAGTAGTGCTCTTCAAGGCAACACTGAGCTTTCCTCCAGCAGCCAAGTCCTGGATGTGGGACACCAACTTTTGGACTACTGCTCGGGGTATGTCGATTGCATCCCCCAGACACGTAATAAATTTGCCTTTCGTGAGGCAGTGGGGAAACTGGAGTTGAGTCTACAGGAGCTGCGCGCTTCCTCTACAGGTGGGGGAGCGGGACCTGGGACCAGCCCGGCTCTTGACAACTTGCACACGTGCATTAAAGAGATCAGCGATGTTGTGCAAAGGTAG